AGCAATAATGTGCTATGGAACCCTCTACCGATTAGGGTTACCAAGCTagtttcttttgcatttttaatccttttttatgtaattttagcCGTAGGATATAGCAGTCTTAGATATGAGAATTaagatttattttctctttaaatatgtAAGAGCTTTGCTCATTTCAACAGTGACGAATGGATTAATGAAAGTTTACTCTCTTGAgtattttgaaccttgaaatgTCCTCctccaaaaccctgaaaagttACGTTGCATCCTTGAAGATTTGCAATCGATCCGTGTCTTCCCACCAAGCTGCATTAGCAGTAGAGTGCTGGCCTAAGTCGAGGGAGAGGTCACATGttcaactccccccccccccccaccacacacacacacacgcaaaAATGGATGTACGTGTACATCTTGTTCCCCCCTGGCCGGCCTACCTTGATtcctaaaaaggaaaaaaaacaaagcttttAAAGTTGGAGAAGAATCAATCAAATCCAAAGGGCTTGCGTTCCAATTTCTGGTTTTATCAAATCAAGGATCAAACTGAAGAATAGTTAGCTAGCTGCTTCTAATGAGACCTGGTTTTGTGGATCCTATACTGGTAAGAAGAAAAACTCTTCTTAAGTAGAGGAGGTTGTTTCAGTTTCTTAAAGCAATCAAACAATGATGTGTGGTAGACTAAAGTAACAAAGAGCAGCAAGCAAAGCATCCTAATTGTGCCATGTACAAGAAAGTGAATGACACTTTGCTTTTGCAATATTTAGTTAAGTTAAGTAGCTGTTCAATGCCTGAAAATTGGGACCCCCAACAAATTAGACCCCACCGAAGTGACCTAATAAGGTCAAAGATAAAACGGAGGTCTAGAACCGGAGGATCTTCTTCTTTTGAACTGtcaatgaaaaaaatagaaagtttggTGAACAGTCTTGAGAATCtttaaaaatgaaagaaaattttaaagaaGAATTTCACTGTTTAATCCAATTTCTTGTTCCTTACTAGTAGTGTCTTTTTCaaagtaaaatatcaagatcATAGTTTAAAGAATCAGTATGGGATTTGAGATCAATACCAATTTCTTGTCGATCCAGTCTCGATGGACCAGTACAGATAagggtaaaattttaaattaaattaaaaaatctaattttttttaaataaaataggaGTGAACCTAATCGATCTGGATCGATAGAGACCGTTATCAATCACAAGAACCCATGGTTTTACTGCATGTTATTGGATTAGGTAtcggtcacttgcaaaaccaatatgataccATTACGATATTGACAAAGATTGATCGTatctgacaaaattaccccctgatctccctttaaaaaaagatatttgATTGTTTTACCCCTTATTCGTAATGTATCACCGATACAATATTGATATAATATCAAGATCGGCCACAACCAAAACTGAGGAAAACGGAGTTAAATCAACATGAATGAATATGAAACGTAGCCTTAGAAGAACGTTATTGAAAAAGAATCCTCTTCAATGACGTTGGACtgctggagaggatccagacTCACAAATCGTTATCATAATTTCAAATAACGCGTTAATTTTTGCCGTTTTTATCTTTCACTTTCGAGCCTTTTCAAACCGtataaatagaaacaaaacgcAAGTCCCTACACAACTAATCATCGCCATGGCTCTCTGCAAgtatttctttctcctcctctccctctgctctctctccctctcaacccaagaaacccaaaaccctaaacaaaacTTAGAGTTCAAACCCTCTATGAACTACTCTCTCTCATTCCCACTcacctctctccctctctctcgccCTTCTCCTAcacctctcctctcttccctcaCTTCATCATCAACCAAACAAGCCCCTAAAACCAACCAAAGTCTTTACAGATCTCAATTCAAGTACACAATGGCTTTGATCGTTTCTCTCCCTATAGGGACTCCTTCACAGACCCAACAGATGGTCTTAGACACCGGAAGCCAGTTATCGTGGGTCCAATGCAAAAAGAAATCAACGGTCAGAAACCCTCAAAAGACTCTTCCGTCGTCGTTCGATCCTTCTCGCTCCTCcaccttctcttttctcccctGTAACCATCCTATCTGCAAACCCAGAATTCCCGATTTTACCCTCCCAACCACCTGCGACCAAAACCACCTCTGTCAATACTCTTACTTCTACGCTGACGGCACTTTCGCTGAGGGCAATCTCGTCCGAGAAAAAGTTAGGTTCTCCAGTTCTCAAAGCACTCCTCCTTTGATTCTCGGTTGCGCTCAGGACTCCGACGTCTCCacggagggtattttgggaatgAATCTTGGCCGGCTTTCCTTCGCTTCGCAAGCCAAGGTTTCCAAGTTCTCGTACTGCGTGCCGGTTCGCCCGAACCGGGGATTGGTCCCGCCCGTCGGGTCTTTCTACCTGGGCGAGAACCCAACCTCCGGTATGTTCCGATATGTTGACCTCTTGACATTCGATCGAGCTCAAAATCAACGCATGCCAAATTTTGATCCGTTGGCGTATACTGTGGGGATGGAAGGTATCAGGATTGGTGCCAAAAGGCTGGATATCCCGAGATCCGTTTTCCGACCCGATGCTGGTGGTGCCGGTCAGACGATGATCGATTCTGGCACGGAGTACACG
The nucleotide sequence above comes from Telopea speciosissima isolate NSW1024214 ecotype Mountain lineage chromosome 3, Tspe_v1, whole genome shotgun sequence. Encoded proteins:
- the LOC122653582 gene encoding aspartic proteinase PCS1-like — its product is MALCKYFFLLLSLCSLSLSTQETQNPKQNLEFKPSMNYSLSFPLTSLPLSRPSPTPLLSSLTSSSTKQAPKTNQSLYRSQFKYTMALIVSLPIGTPSQTQQMVLDTGSQLSWVQCKKKSTVRNPQKTLPSSFDPSRSSTFSFLPCNHPICKPRIPDFTLPTTCDQNHLCQYSYFYADGTFAEGNLVREKVRFSSSQSTPPLILGCAQDSDVSTEGILGMNLGRLSFASQAKVSKFSYCVPVRPNRGLVPPVGSFYLGENPTSGMFRYVDLLTFDRAQNQRMPNFDPLAYTVGMEGIRIGAKRLDIPRSVFRPDAGGAGQTMIDSGTEYTFLVEGAYTKVREEIMRLVGSRVKKGFVYGQALDLCFDGNAAEIERLVGDVVLEMEKGVEIVVDRNMVLVDIGGGVHCLSFGRSNLLGVESNIIGNFHQQNLWVEFDLANRRVGFGRADCSKSA